A DNA window from Streptomyces bacillaris contains the following coding sequences:
- a CDS encoding HNH endonuclease: MSSGRWRTLKRIVTNRDSGCCYRCGIGQPDADDDPDGAHQHQLDHITPIFEGGAVEDLDNLGLICEPCHTVKSKAEAARANRARRRPR, encoded by the coding sequence ATCAGTTCAGGTAGGTGGCGCACCCTCAAGCGCATCGTCACCAACCGTGACAGCGGCTGCTGCTACCGCTGCGGGATCGGCCAGCCCGACGCCGACGACGACCCCGACGGTGCTCACCAGCACCAGCTGGACCACATCACACCGATCTTCGAGGGCGGAGCCGTCGAGGACCTCGACAACCTGGGGCTGATCTGCGAGCCATGCCACACCGTCAAGAGCAAGGCCGAGGCCGCGCGGGCCAACCGGGCACGCCGCAGGCCTCGGTGA
- a CDS encoding terminase large subunit has translation MAARTTTRSRRKAAAEPDAPVPGAFLDDDQLEALKLSPEVGWYLVSRGIPLPDSPPLIKTPEPRNAPGARFDPDRVDKVIKSFSLLRHTKGQWAGQPLVPDPWQVAWIIAPVFGWVHWDDDADMYVRIISELYVDVPRKNGKSTLSGGIAIYMTCADGEPGAEVVAAATTKAQAGFVFTPIKHLAERAPALKGHVKAYQGKIIHPKTGSYFEVIANAADAQHGANLHAGIIDELHVHKSPDLVEVIESGTGSRRQPLIVIITTADSGKPETVYARKRTRIEQLARGVLEDPSVYGVVFAVPKDADPFIEETWRAANPGFGVSPTRAYLARKARAAQQSPAELASFQRLHLGIRTKQVTQFLDLDAWRANGALVDEVKLRGREAYGGLDLGSVSDLNALVWLFPDDEDGSLDMVMRFWTPKDNLPSLDKRTADAASRWVKEGWLRTTPGNVTDYHAIGAQIRKDLDSYDVRSLGFDRWGSTSLTNDLEGERAPMVGVGQGFKTMSPALKAVKRMLLLGATGRPMLRHNGNPVMTWMVDNLAVDMDSAGNVKPDKANSADKIDGISALCDAMSEVLARPPVRRSAYEDGDFEAI, from the coding sequence ATGGCAGCGAGGACGACAACCCGTTCGCGTAGGAAGGCGGCCGCAGAGCCGGACGCGCCGGTGCCCGGGGCGTTCCTGGACGATGACCAGCTCGAGGCGCTCAAGCTCTCCCCGGAGGTCGGCTGGTACCTCGTCTCGAGGGGGATCCCGCTCCCGGATAGCCCGCCGCTCATCAAGACCCCCGAGCCCCGCAACGCCCCCGGGGCGCGGTTCGACCCCGACCGGGTCGACAAGGTCATCAAAAGCTTCAGCCTGCTGCGTCACACGAAGGGGCAGTGGGCCGGGCAGCCGCTCGTCCCCGACCCCTGGCAGGTCGCGTGGATCATCGCCCCCGTCTTCGGGTGGGTGCACTGGGACGACGACGCCGACATGTACGTGCGGATCATTTCCGAGCTGTACGTCGACGTCCCCCGCAAGAACGGCAAGAGCACCTTGTCGGGCGGCATCGCGATCTACATGACGTGCGCGGACGGGGAGCCCGGGGCGGAGGTCGTCGCCGCGGCGACGACGAAGGCCCAGGCCGGGTTCGTGTTCACCCCGATCAAGCACTTGGCCGAGCGGGCCCCGGCGCTGAAGGGCCACGTCAAGGCCTACCAGGGCAAGATCATCCACCCGAAGACCGGGTCCTACTTCGAGGTGATCGCGAACGCGGCGGACGCCCAGCACGGGGCGAACCTGCACGCCGGGATCATTGACGAGCTGCACGTCCACAAGAGCCCGGACCTGGTGGAGGTCATCGAGTCCGGTACCGGCTCGCGCCGTCAGCCCCTGATCGTCATCATCACGACCGCCGACTCCGGGAAGCCGGAGACGGTCTACGCCCGCAAGCGCACCCGCATCGAGCAGCTGGCCCGCGGAGTCCTGGAGGACCCCTCGGTGTACGGGGTGGTTTTCGCCGTACCGAAGGACGCCGACCCGTTCATCGAGGAGACATGGAGGGCGGCCAACCCTGGCTTCGGGGTGTCGCCCACCCGGGCCTACCTGGCCCGGAAGGCCCGGGCGGCCCAGCAGTCCCCGGCCGAACTCGCCAGCTTCCAGCGGCTGCACCTGGGGATCCGCACCAAACAGGTCACCCAGTTCCTGGACCTGGACGCCTGGCGGGCCAACGGCGCCCTGGTCGACGAGGTGAAACTCCGCGGCCGCGAGGCCTACGGCGGTCTCGACCTCGGCTCGGTGTCCGACCTCAACGCGCTCGTCTGGCTCTTCCCGGACGACGAGGACGGCAGCCTGGACATGGTCATGCGGTTCTGGACGCCGAAGGACAACCTGCCCTCCCTCGACAAGCGCACCGCGGACGCCGCGTCCCGGTGGGTGAAGGAAGGGTGGCTGCGCACCACCCCGGGCAACGTCACCGACTACCACGCCATCGGGGCGCAGATCCGCAAGGACCTGGACTCCTACGACGTCCGCTCGCTGGGGTTCGACCGGTGGGGCAGCACCAGCCTGACCAACGACCTCGAGGGCGAGCGCGCCCCGATGGTCGGGGTCGGTCAGGGCTTCAAGACCATGAGCCCCGCGCTCAAGGCCGTCAAGCGGATGCTGCTGCTCGGCGCGACGGGCCGGCCGATGCTCCGGCACAACGGCAACCCCGTCATGACGTGGATGGTCGACAACCTCGCCGTCGACATGGACAGCGCGGGAAACGTCAAGCCGGACAAGGCCAACAGCGCCGACAAGATCGACGGCATCAGCGCGCTGTGCGACGCGATGTCCGAGGTCCTGGCCCGCCCGCCCGTACGCCGCTCCGCGTACGAGGACGGCGACTTCGAAGCGATCTGA
- a CDS encoding MerR family transcriptional regulator, protein MDTDLLTTAQAAAHAHRARQLLSAGAAAIRPTTIRDWASRGHLHKAGLTETGRPLYRLADVARAELATRARALRLVGIPEQRP, encoded by the coding sequence GTGGACACCGACCTCCTCACCACCGCCCAAGCAGCCGCACACGCCCACCGCGCCCGCCAACTCCTGTCCGCCGGCGCCGCCGCGATCCGCCCCACCACCATCCGCGACTGGGCATCCCGCGGCCACCTCCACAAAGCCGGACTCACCGAAACCGGTCGCCCCCTCTACCGCCTGGCCGACGTCGCCCGAGCCGAACTCGCCACCCGCGCACGCGCGCTACGCCTCGTCGGCATCCCCGAACAACGCCCGTAG
- a CDS encoding phage terminase small subunit P27 family, whose translation MGRTAQPAALKLLVGRAEGKDSGGRTVNPGPAFRRIAPKPPTWLSREAAAEWRRVTPGLQRLDLLKEEDRAMLAAYCETWSVFVAATRDVTLTGLTVQQITTRPDGSSTEKTVPNPSVAIARNAGRELRGFAAQFGLSPSSEQALARGADDGSEDDNPFA comes from the coding sequence ATGGGGCGCACCGCCCAGCCCGCAGCGCTGAAGTTGTTGGTCGGCAGGGCCGAGGGCAAGGACTCCGGAGGCCGTACGGTCAACCCCGGGCCCGCCTTCCGGCGCATCGCCCCCAAGCCCCCGACGTGGCTGTCCCGCGAGGCGGCCGCCGAGTGGCGCCGGGTCACCCCCGGGCTGCAGCGCCTGGACCTCCTGAAGGAGGAGGACCGGGCGATGCTCGCCGCCTACTGCGAGACCTGGTCCGTGTTCGTCGCCGCGACCCGCGACGTGACACTGACCGGGCTCACCGTCCAGCAGATCACCACCCGGCCGGACGGGTCGTCCACGGAGAAGACCGTCCCGAACCCGTCCGTCGCCATCGCCCGCAACGCCGGCCGGGAGCTGCGCGGGTTCGCCGCGCAGTTCGGCCTCTCGCCCTCGTCAGAGCAGGCCCTGGCGAGAGGGGCCGACGATGGCAGCGAGGACGACAACCCGTTCGCGTAG
- a CDS encoding protein transporter Sec31, which yields MPRTRTVERSRLVPHTIDGTTHLVLDRYKEELPLPPRDWDRIVLTGVTAAAAVIGVASILWSTASIGSLLDLVVPLTAAAYAAAVVFDLAWLTCMALEWLARYDQDRAALPRVGYVALGIAMGAVGTHGWISGQFAIGCVAAAVSGLAKALWTVVLRHHAKPLDARTQQWVDAERAKAGGRLAMVSVRRELTRAEQAVTAEQAAISGTSGTPSGEIPEPPEDNEESPEATPEPALTGPMTMADAVRMALSCGISDPEKVLSYVRQVANANAKEESVLRILRMERKTA from the coding sequence ATGCCCCGCACTCGCACCGTCGAGCGCTCCCGCCTCGTCCCGCACACCATCGACGGCACCACCCACCTCGTCCTCGACCGCTACAAGGAAGAGCTGCCGCTCCCGCCGCGCGACTGGGACCGCATCGTCCTGACCGGCGTCACCGCGGCCGCCGCCGTCATCGGCGTCGCCAGCATCCTCTGGTCCACCGCCAGCATCGGCAGCCTCCTCGACCTCGTCGTCCCGCTCACCGCCGCCGCATACGCCGCCGCCGTCGTCTTCGACCTCGCCTGGCTCACATGCATGGCCCTAGAGTGGCTCGCCCGCTACGACCAGGACCGCGCCGCCCTGCCCCGCGTCGGCTACGTAGCGCTCGGCATCGCCATGGGCGCGGTCGGCACCCACGGCTGGATCAGCGGCCAGTTCGCCATCGGCTGCGTCGCCGCCGCCGTGTCCGGCCTCGCGAAGGCCCTGTGGACCGTCGTGCTCCGTCACCACGCCAAGCCCCTCGACGCCCGCACCCAGCAATGGGTCGACGCCGAGCGCGCGAAGGCCGGCGGCCGCCTTGCCATGGTGTCCGTACGCCGCGAACTGACCCGCGCCGAGCAAGCCGTCACCGCAGAGCAAGCCGCGATCTCCGGAACCTCCGGAACGCCTTCCGGAGAGATTCCGGAACCTCCGGAAGACAACGAGGAGTCTCCGGAGGCCACTCCGGAACCGGCACTGACCGGCCCCATGACCATGGCGGATGCCGTCCGGATGGCGCTCTCCTGCGGCATCTCCGATCCGGAAAAGGTCCTCAGCTACGTCCGCCAGGTGGCCAACGCGAACGCCAAGGAGGAGAGCGTCCTCCGGATTCTCCGGATGGAGCGGAAGACCGCATGA